One Solea senegalensis isolate Sse05_10M linkage group LG13, IFAPA_SoseM_1, whole genome shotgun sequence DNA segment encodes these proteins:
- the rab38b gene encoding ras-related protein Rab-38 — protein MMTNRSSYSNSTPSLRTEHLYKVLVIGDLGVGKTSIIRRYVHQTYSNNYRATIGVDFALKVLNWDHETVRLQLWDIAGQERFGNMTRVYYREAMGAFIVFDVTRPTTFEAVVKWKEDLDSKLMLGNGQSIATVLLANKCDQGRELTNNGIKMDQFCKDHGFVGWFETSAKDNLNISDAANLLVKHIMATENDVLKSIVPDTVSPQLDSDRQSSCSGCSK, from the exons ATGATGACCAATCGCTCCTCATACTCCAACAGCACGCCGAGCCTCCGGACGGAGCACCTGTACAAGGTGCTGGTGATCGGTGACCTCGGGGTCGGGAAGACTTCCATCATCAGGCGCTACGTGCACCAGACTTACTCCAACAACTACCGGGCGACCATTGGAGTGGACTTCGCTCTGAAGGTGTTGAACTGGGACCACGAGACTGTCCGGCTCCAGCTGTGGGACATTGcag GTCAGGAGCGCTTCGGAAACATGACGCGGGTCTACTACCGCGAGGCCATGGGAGCCTTCATCGTGTTCGACGTGACGCGGCCCACGACCTTCGAGGCGGTCGTCAAGTGGAAAGAGGACCTGGACTCCAAGCTGATGCTGGGCAACGGACAGAGCATCGCCACGGTGCTGCTCGCCAACAAGTGCGACCAGGGCAGAGAGCTGACCAACAACGGGATCAAAATGGACCAGTTCTGCAAGGACCACGGCTTTGTGGGCTGGTTTGAGACCTCGGCTAAG GACAATCTCAACATCAGTGACGCCGCAAACCTCCTGGTGAAGCACATCATGGCGACGGAGAACGACGTCCTGAAGTCCATCGTGCCAGACACCGTGTCGCCACAGCTCGACTCCGACAGGCAGTCGAGCTGCTCCGGCTGCTCCAAGTGA